The following proteins are co-located in the Maridesulfovibrio sp. genome:
- a CDS encoding ABC transporter substrate-binding protein translates to MHKALSTLVLILLTFLLLCSPAAADKHNSFLLGMSAAFTGPSKGLGIELYRGSTAYFNHINAQGGINGHKVVIKVMDDGYNPEPAIRNTIKLVEKDKVTALFNYVGTPTVTRVLPVIKHFNSQEPEYLFFPFTGAQPQREFPYEEYVFNLRASYRQETWGLVHNLYMIGRHRVAVFYQADAYGRSGWDGIRKALKEKGLDLVAETTYRRGASFHDSMHEQVEIIKKGNPDAIISVGAYEACAAFIRDARDAGINVPICNLSFVGSENMLELLDTLSKSTGKNYTEDLINSQTVPSYEDISLPAVREYREAMAKNPPPPECFSKDYTPLQFSFISFEGFLNAKVMARILEKVSMPQYAGNIYAATLSIRNLDIGIGTDVNFGRGKHQGLDEVYYTTVSDGKFVPLKDWKRWSR, encoded by the coding sequence ATGCACAAAGCCTTATCCACGCTGGTATTGATCCTGCTGACGTTCTTATTACTCTGCTCCCCAGCTGCCGCAGACAAACACAATTCCTTCCTGCTTGGAATGTCCGCCGCGTTTACCGGCCCCAGTAAAGGATTAGGAATCGAACTTTACCGGGGTTCAACGGCCTACTTCAATCATATCAATGCACAGGGCGGAATAAACGGACACAAGGTCGTCATCAAAGTCATGGATGACGGCTATAACCCGGAACCTGCAATCCGTAATACGATCAAACTGGTTGAGAAGGATAAAGTGACCGCTCTTTTCAACTACGTGGGTACCCCCACAGTGACCCGCGTGCTTCCGGTCATCAAGCATTTCAATTCTCAAGAACCGGAATACCTTTTCTTTCCCTTCACCGGGGCCCAGCCGCAAAGAGAATTTCCTTACGAAGAATATGTATTCAACCTGCGAGCATCGTACAGGCAGGAAACATGGGGGTTGGTCCACAACCTTTATATGATAGGACGCCATCGGGTCGCTGTCTTTTATCAGGCGGATGCATACGGTAGAAGCGGATGGGACGGAATCAGAAAAGCCCTTAAAGAAAAAGGCTTGGATCTCGTTGCCGAAACAACATACAGACGCGGTGCTTCTTTTCATGACTCCATGCATGAACAGGTCGAAATAATTAAAAAGGGCAATCCCGATGCAATCATATCTGTGGGAGCCTATGAGGCCTGTGCGGCATTTATACGCGATGCAAGGGATGCCGGTATAAATGTCCCTATCTGCAACCTTTCCTTTGTCGGCAGTGAAAATATGCTGGAACTGCTGGATACGCTGAGCAAAAGTACAGGCAAAAATTACACCGAAGACCTGATTAATTCCCAGACTGTTCCAAGTTACGAAGACATCAGTCTTCCTGCTGTTCGTGAATACCGCGAAGCCATGGCTAAAAATCCACCTCCTCCGGAATGTTTCAGTAAGGATTACACTCCGCTGCAATTCAGCTTTATCAGTTTTGAAGGATTCTTGAACGCCAAGGTTATGGCCAGAATTCTGGAAAAGGTTTCCATGCCCCAGTATGCGGGTAATATATATGCTGCAACCCTATCCATCCGTAATCTGGATATTGGAATAGGTACGGATGTCAATTTTGGGCGCGGCAAACATCAAGGACTTGACGAGGTATACTACACAACCGTTTCTGACGGAAAATTCGTACCCCTTAAAGATTGGAAAAGGTGGAGCAGATGA